The following is a genomic window from Nitrospira sp..
GCGAAACTCCCCGCGTCGGCTGTCACGCTGCCGCTCCAAACTCTGCCGCCACCGGCTGCCGCGCAACCCCGACCGGCTCCAGCGAGTGCGCCAAACGAAGCTTCTCCCTCGAAGGACGATCTCCGGCAGATCAGGGAAGAGATGAAACAGAAAGAGACGGAGGTGGAAGACCTACGGAAGGAACTGGAGGAAATCAAACGCCAACTGAGCAACCGCCCCACGGACCGAGGCGGTCCTGCTTCACCGCCGCGGACCAAACCCGGCACACGCACTCCATAACACGAACGCTCAGCTCTTGCCCTTGTCGGCCCGCCCTTCGATCTCTCCCGCCAGGAGAATCGCTTCGGCAATTTCCCGCATGGACTTGCGGAGGTCCATGCTCTGCCGCTGAATCAGCTTGAACGCGTCTTCTTCCGACAACCGCTTCGACCGCATCAAGTAGCCCTTGGCCCGGTCCAGTAATTTCCGAACCTGCAACGCTTCCTGCATTTCGAAGGACTTTTCCAACAGAGTCGTGTGTTCGATGGAAATCGCAGCCTGATTGGCGATCGCCTGCATCAGCTTCACTTCTTCGGAGGTGAAGGTGTGCGGTTTGGATGTGTAGGTATTGATGACTCCGATGGCCTTTTCCCGCACCAGCATCGGCACGCATAGGAGAGAACACAGCCCTTCCTTCGCGGCCATGTCCGGATAGACATAGCTGCCTTCTTTGGTGACATCCGGCACGATGATCGGCCGGCGATCCTGAACGGCCCGCCCACTGATGCTCTGGCCGACCTTCACGTTCGGTTTGCGCCGATACTGCTCGCTCAAACTTTGCGTCGCAGCAATACAAAGGTCACTCGTCGTCTGGTCCAACAGCATGATGGAACAAATCTTCGAGCCCATCATTTGCGCCGTCATCGTCACGATCAACTGCAACACATCCTCGATCAATCGATTCGACGACAGGGTTTCCGACACTTGGGACAGCGTATCGAGTTGCAAGGCCTTGCGCGTCATTTGATCGTAGAGGCGGGCGTTCTCGATGGCCCCGCCCACCTGGGTGGCGATCGTCGAGAGGAGCGCCAGTTCGTCCGGGCGATATCGACGCGACCGCTTGTGCTGTACGTTGATGACTCCGACGACCTCCTGCTTGGTCGTGATCGGCACCGAGACAAATGCCTGATAACGGTCTTCTGGAAGGTTATGAAAGAACTTGAACCGCGGATCATCGCTCGCGCTGTTCGGAATCACTACGCGAGTCCCCTCCCGCGCCACCCAGCCGGTGATCCCTTCTCCCAACCCGATGGTGATACGCCCGATCAGCTTGGGATGAGGATTCTTCGAGGCCCGGAGAATGAGTTCATCTCGCCCGTCGGAGAGAAGG
Proteins encoded in this region:
- a CDS encoding putative GAF sensor protein, translated to MAPKRTVTQLEQALREKIREVDVLHRISESISNTLDLESVLRHIVDMVVEVTKADACLLYLLSDGRDELILRASKNPHPKLIGRITIGLGEGITGWVAREGTRVVIPNSASDDPRFKFFHNLPEDRYQAFVSVPITTKQEVVGVINVQHKRSRRYRPDELALLSTIATQVGGAIENARLYDQMTRKALQLDTLSQVSETLSSNRLIEDVLQLIVTMTAQMMGSKICSIMLLDQTTSDLCIAATQSLSEQYRRKPNVKVGQSISGRAVQDRRPIIVPDVTKEGSYVYPDMAAKEGLCSLLCVPMLVREKAIGVINTYTSKPHTFTSEEVKLMQAIANQAAISIEHTTLLEKSFEMQEALQVRKLLDRAKGYLMRSKRLSEEDAFKLIQRQSMDLRKSMREIAEAILLAGEIEGRADKGKS